A window of Passer domesticus isolate bPasDom1 chromosome 11, bPasDom1.hap1, whole genome shotgun sequence genomic DNA:
agcagctcaTAGCTGGGAACAGGGGGTCCTGCTGCCTCTCTGCCGTGCACCTCTCCCCATGTAAATACAGagatttttatattaatttaataaaagGACTTTATAAACAGAGCTGAAGCACCGTGGGGCTGGAGGTGGAGAAGGGCACAGCCAGCGGGCAGCGGCTGAGCTCCACCACAGTGCTGGGGTTGGCGTGGCGCCGGGCGAGGCGCCCTTTGCCGCGCAGAGCCGCTCACAGCGCGGCCTCGCTGCGGTGCAGCGGCTGCGGGCGCTGCCCGGCGCTGGCGCGGCGCCGCACGGTGATGACCAGCGTGCCAGCCTCGGTCAGCGCGCAGCTCACCGACAGCGGGTCCGTGTCTTCGGGCAGCTGGCACTTGTGGGTGAAGGTGTCGCACACCGTGCCATCCTCAGCCACCTGCGGGGAGGCAGCCCCGGCGCAGTGTGCCGCGGTGGGTTCCACGGCACATTCCCAGTTACCCCAGTGCTCCTAATGGGCAGCCCAGACACCCTGACTCCAGCAGGGAGTTCGACAGGAAAGATCCCAGTGATGCCAGGGTAATTCCCAGTTACCCCACTGCCAGCAGGAAGCAGGCCTCTGCTGCCCAAGTCTGGGCTTGTGGGTAAATTCCAGCTACTCCAGTGCCAGCCGGGACTATTCCCACTTGCCACCTCCAGCAGAGAAGGCAGCGGAGCAGGAGTTCCCAGCTGTCCCATTCTCAGTGAGGACAGTTCCAGTTACACCAGTACAGGACAGGTGCAGTAGAGCAGGAGTTGCCTGTTGTCCCATCACTAGGCACAGCTCCCATTCACCCCAGTGCTGCCAAGGGCTATTCCCAGTGACCACCCCATCCCCACCACCCACAGAGGGGGTGTCACGGGATAGGACCCgccctgtgccatggccagaGGGGATGCTGTCCCCTCGGGTGCCTCACCTTTTCTGCCTGGATGGCGACATGGCAGTTGGAGGTGGTCACCACAATGTCAGGGGGCTCAAACTGGCTGACGTCGGCCACCACTTGGTAGGTGTCACCCTGGGCACGCACCCAGGTGCCCAGGCTGCAGGGGTACATGGCACCTGGGGACTCTGTGGGCATTGGAGGGCTGCTGGGCATGGAGCCAcagtgccctggggctgggcactgggggctgtgggagagTCTGGTGACAGTGGGggagggagggccaggggtagCAGGTGGGAGTGGGGGATATTGAAGGTGCTGGGGAAGTGCAGGGGAactgggggtcccaggggtaAAGGGGTACTGGGGGCAGCTGAGAGCACTGGCAGATTCCAGGGGCACTGGACAACCTGAGGACAACAGGGGAATGGCACAGGAGGGTGAAGACACTGGGGATGACCACAAAAGTCTGGGGGGAGTGGGCTGGGGGGGAGAAGGGCACTAGAGTTACTGGGGATGTACAAGAAAGTGGGGGCCTAGCAGGTGACATCAAggggtgtggggacaggggaggtgatGGTCTGGGTTGGGGAGGAAAAGCTATGGGGGGTTCTGGGGACAAAAGGAGAATCAAATGGGtctggggaggagaaggaggcagcATGGTggtcctggggacagcagggacactggaGTTATTGGGGACTTAGAGCGGGAGCACAAAAGCACTtgggcagcaagagctggaggaCAGTCCAGAGATTCATGGGGCACCGGGGGGCAGCCAGGGTTCCCTCTGAGCCCTCCCAGCCGGTGCTGGGGGGAGGatcccccgctgtccccaggcacAGGCCAGCTGGATAACCCTTGGGGGGACCATCCCAAGGGAGCAGGGCTCCCCCAGGGTCGCAGGGCCACCACCCCCTGgggccccccgccccgccctccACCCCCGGTACCTGGGTACCCAAATGCCTCCTGTGCCCCAAAGGCTGCATGCCGCCGGTCGCCCTCGAAGCGGGGCTCGCCGTGGCCCTGCCCGTAGGCGCTGAGGAGCTCGGCTCGGAAGGTGGAGGCTGAGCTGAGCGATGCCATGGCGCCTGCTGCCCGCGCCCCGGGCCCTGCCGTGGGGAGGGTCCGGGCCCGCCAGCCACCGCCGCCAGATGCCCATAATTAGGCACCCTGTCCGCAGGAATGCGAGATAAGGGACGAGGCCTCCGGCACCCGGTGGGGCCGCGGAGGGGGATGATGTGTCCCtgccacccccgtgtccccttcACCTGCAAGAAGAGGCGCCCGGTGCAGCGCTCGCACAATTGACTTTATTCAAGACCCGGCAGGATGGAGGGGGGGGTGCCGCGGTGTGGGCACCCCGTGGATGCTCcacggcggggcggggggctcaggcagcTCCCGCAGGTATGCACACACGCGTGCCCATGCCCATGCGCTCCCCGGtgtgcacatgcacacacacacagagcaaagccCCCCAGCCACCCACAGGCACcccgctgccccagcccagcaccgccaggagcatccctgccccGGCAGCGGGTGGCAGAGGGTGGCAGTGGGTGACAGGTGCCAGCAGCgtggcccctgcagcccctcggtggtgccagccccacagcgggcaccccatggcagggagggagaacaggagctgtgcctggcagggGTTGGTGGGGTGCTGGGAGATGcaggggagcagaggtgggtgctgggggggcATCCCggggtgtggggacaggggacagtgaCGGGGCTGGGTGAGGAGCAGCATGCAGGGGGAGAGAGGCCCCACGAGAACACGTGCCATGCGGGAAGGGGCGCGCAAGCGTTGGCAAAAACTGGCATTCCTCCCCCAAACGACGTGCCTGGAACCCCTCACGTGGGCTTGGGGGGTCCTCGAGGTGGGGGGTGCCAcccccagccaggacagggggGGCTGGCTGCCCTTCATGTAGGCACTTGGTTCCCTGCTAGGGGTGAGTGACTTGTCGACAGGGACATCAGTCCCACGTCCTACCCCCTCTCTCCACCCTGCATTGCCTCACAGCAGACTTGGGGACCCCTGGCCGGGCTGACCCCcttgctgcagggctggagtgtGACTGCTCTTCTGGtggcccagagcccccagcctgGGGGCCTGCGCCCACCTGGCCCTGCAGTCTTCCTGTGTCAGCCCCATGCAATTAGAAAAGTATAGAAAGTCCCAGCACCGCAGCACACCGCAGCCCCCCAGCACCCCTGGCACCCCACAGcgcccctccagcagctccatgctccaaggcagcaGTTCACAGTTTTAAACTCGGTCCAATAGAAGTTGgccagggagagaggagaaaagccCTTCCCACACCGAAACCCCCACCACCACCCTGGCTTGGGGTGGTAGAGGCACCACAGGATGATTGGAGATTTTCAGCCATGCCATTGGGGGAGAGGGAACTGTGCCCAAAAGGGGAGCCCAGGGTGGTTTGGGGGAGAACATGCGGACAACCAGCCCCACTTATTTAGTCTTGTCAGTTTttgggggcacatctgggcatCAGGGCAGAGGACAGACTCCCCCAAGCCCTTCCCTGcgccccttccctgctctcatGCAAAAATCCAGGAGGGCAACGACGTGGCCAAGCAGGGCCGGGGCACAGTGGGGGCACACTGGCTGGGGGGGCTGCAGTGGCCCCCGGACCCCTCCTGCACCCGGATAGCGAGGGGGAGCAGcggcagggcctgtccctcacccaGCGTGGGGTCTGGCCAGAGGGCTTCAGCAGGAGACCGGGACCCCCACCAGGAGAGGCAGGGCACCCCAGGAGGCATCAGGGCTCCtcggcctcctcctcctcctccagcgaTGCCACCCCGGAGGAGGCGACGTCCGAGATTTTCCGGCGGAGCGGGAAGTCCTTGCTCAGCACCACCTCGTCCTCCGTGGGCGAGAGACAGGCTTCGGCGTAGGACACGGAGTAGAGGGAGTCCTGGCACCGGAGCCGTGCCAGGCCCCGCAAGGCACTTTGGCTGGCTGGGGGCGGCagcttgggcagcagcaggtcctctccccccagggagcccagcagTTTGGCAGTGAGTTCGGAGGGCGACACCATCTCCaggctgcagaggctggagcagagagtCTCAGGGGAGAGGGTGTGCGAGGAGTCGCTCTCGGGCTCGCAGGAGCCGTGCCGCACGCCCAGGTGGCAcaggtggccctgcagcaggtcTCGCAGCAGCGCGCTGGCGGGCATCGTGCCTGTCAGCTCTGTGGGAAATCGGGATGTCTGGCTCAGTCCACAGCTGAGGGCACCAGGGATATCAGCTGCCCCCTGCCCTGTGCACCGCAGGTTGGGAGAAGTCCCGTGCTTGCTTTGCCCACAAATTGTTGCACTGGTAACCattaaaggaaaagcaaaacactCTCTGGCACCACAGAGGTGTTGCATTTAAGGgcttccccatccctggctcAGGAACTGTTTGCCAGGGTGCAAGGCAGGGGCACTGCCCTGTATGGGAGTGACAGGGCTGGAGAATGTGCCAGGCAGTGGGCATTCCATTCCTTTGTCCCTCAGTGGTGGGACACCCACACCAGCAGCGGGACAACTGGCCCGCTCCCCACAGCACTTACCGGTGGGCTGGGAGCTCTCTGTGGAGGGCAGGAAGTCCTCATCATAGGACTCGTCATTGGAGTCGTCCCCATCCACTGAGGACCAGGCCCGCAGCTTGGCCTCAGCAATGGCAAACTGCTCCGCCACACCTGGCACGGGACAGGCACGGATCAAACCCGTGCAGGGAGGggctcccaaaatcccactgcCCTGGCACCTCTGTGCTCACAGTGCCATGGCATGGGtggatgcatggatggatggatggatggatggatggatggatggatggataccATGGCAtgggtgggtgggtggatggatggatggatggatggatggatggatggatggatggatggatggatggatggggacCACCCCACGGCCCCAGCCCTGTGCCGCAGTGGGGCCCAGCCCCCCGGCCATGCCCGCGGTGCCTACCGGCAGCGAATCGCGCCTCCTGCTCGCCCTCGCTCAGGTGGCAGTAGGAGCTGAAGGCGCTCTCCAGGGCGGAAGGTGACTCCACTGGCTTGCACCAGCCCTTCCACTCAATGAGGTGGGCAACACGGCCCTGGGCCATGGCCGTAGGCTTTGTCACGTGCTCCTTCACCACCTGCGAGATGCCTATGGGATGTGCCCTGATGTCAGCACGCCCTGGGGCACCCCAAGTCCCCACCACAGAGCCCACAACCCTGGGACCCAGCACTCCCTACCTCCAGTCCATGGGACATGGCACCCCCATGCCACCAGTAACCCCCTGGTCTCCCTCAAAACTCCAGACAGATGACACCCAGGGCCCCCAAGAGGCCCAGACTCCTCCCCTCAGGAGAGCCCCCTTTCCCAGATGAGCAGTTACCGTGCAGCGAGGAGCGGGCCAGGGCAGCGATCTCCTGGATGGTCAGCGCGCGCCGTGACTTGGGCAGCATCTCGACAGTGTCTTCAACATTGACCTGCCAGAGCGGGCAGCGTGGTCACAGCCCTGGCACCATTTCCCTTCTGGGAGACCCACGCTCCAGGAGAGGGCTTGGCCCTGCTTGGTGCCCACCCCGGGGGGCCTGGGGTGtttgtgcacacacacatcACAGGCATGGGTGTGTGCAGAGGGGTGGTCACAGCAGGGCACACTCCCACAATGTCACTGCACGCTGGCACTGTGCACACACCTGCACATGTGCCCACACACGCACAGGCAGCCACTCAAACACACACACTGACCACACCTGCACACTCACACCTGAACTCCACTGTACACACACGTGCACCTGCACGCTTGTGTGCGCTCACATGTGTCCGTGCCCTGTGCCAGATGGTGTCACACACTCGTGTGTGCCCGCCCAGCTTGTGCACACACACGTGCACGTGCAAGACCAcctcagcccggctccctgGCACCCACTCCCTGGCAGCACACACCATGCCAGGACATCCAGCTCTATGTCCCCACTGCCATCCCGGCCGTGCCAGGCCCTGAGCCCGTGGCCACGGGGGAAGCGATGTGGGATTTGGAGGCGCGCAACAAATtgcattgccatggcaacgaGGCACCGTGGACTGATTTCTCCCAGGATACAGCCCGGCTCATGGCTGACGTCAGAGCAGCCCCGAGCCACTGCGAGCTGGCAGGGCCATGGCCAGGACGGGTGCCCCGCCATGGGGTACGGGCACTTGGCTGCCTCAGCCGGGCATGGCCGGGCTCGGTGGTACCTGGAGGAAGTCCTGGCTGTCGAAGGAGGCCTGGCGCAccagccggggcagcgggcgggcaACACTCAGGGGGGACAGTGCCTTCACCTCCTTCCACTCCACACACAGCGTTGTGTCCACGGCCACTGCAGGAAGAGCCGAGGCCAGCCTCAGCACCTCCGCCTCCCCAGCAGCCCTCTCAGTCCCCCACCCACCGACCCTGTGGTGGCAGCTTCTTGTCCAGTCTGAGACCAGACACAACTCGTTGCTGCAGCACTGGTGACTCACGCCCGGGCAACTCTTCCGCCTGTGTCAGCGGTAACGCACGTCCCCAGCCTGGCGCTGGGCACCAGGCACCTGTCCCAGcttggcagctgctctgggaggggtgggggcagctgggccaggctggactgggCCAGGTGCTGGGTGTGTGAACGGAGGCAACACTGGGCCATACttgcagggggatgctgctcctCCACTATCTCCAAAATCCCCATCTCCAATTCCCTGCTGGGTCGGGAGGGAAAGGAGCAAGAAGGGATAGGGTCCATAAAAGCACCTGCACCCATCTTTTGCCACAAGGGCCTGACCTCCAGGCACTGGCACCTCAAATGGATGGGTGCCTACACCCTCAGGCACTGACTCCCAAGAACTGAGGGCTCCTGCCAATGCAGTTGCCATGAAAGGCCAGTCCCAAAGGGGCCAAGACAGGGCATCTCTCAAGAGCCTCGTTTCCCCTGCACCCAGGTGGGCCTGGCTGACACAAACCAGCTGTGAAGTGGGACACAGGGGAGCTCAAAAGTGCTGCCTCCCACCCACTTCTGAGGGTACACCCTGGCTTCCTTGGGAAATTGCAGAGAGGATCGCCCCCACTCCCAGCTGTGGGCAGGGGCACCCTGCGGTGACATCCTAGCAACAACACCCCCAGGGCCCCTCCGGCACGTCTGCAACACTCTCAACGCTGTCCTAGCCCCCGTGAGCCCAGCCTCCAGAACTCCCTCTGATCGCAGCCCCccatccctcctgcagcacccccaggacaTCTGCAGCACCCCCGCTGCaccccacacactgcagcaaACCCCAGCCTCCAACACCCCCCTGAAGGACTCTGTTTCTCTCACAGCCACCCCAAAACCTCTCAGGACTCTGACCAGCACCCCCATCCCACACTCCTTTCCCAGTCCCCTTGCACccccaccccaacccccagctcccccagagctgcagtccAACCGCTCCAATCTCCCCAAACTCTACACATCCACACCCCCCCGTATCTCCCTGCACTCCCCTGGCCacgcagctgccccagagcagcacccccagctcccaaaCCCCCAGCCATCTATACCCACATCCCCCTTTATGTACCAAAGTCCTCCAGAGCCCTCAAGCTCTCTGCATGCACAACACACTTAGATACCCCAGTTCTCTCTCACCTCCGTAATTCCCTGTACCCTAGAGCCCTCACAGCCTCCCAGTCCCCACACACACCACGCCATCCCCTGGctccccctcagctccctgctctccccCTTCCCCTATCCCCCAGCCTCCCCAGTGCCCCACACCCCTCTCTGTCACCCCCAGCAGCCCCGcacaccccctccccaccctcaagTTCCCCATACACCCTCCACAGCCCGGGAGCCCCCATTCCCCCAGGTCCCCGCTGCCATCCCGGTGCCGCTCACCCACCGATGGTGGTTTTGGAGCCGATGCAGCCCATGCTCCCGGGGGGGCCCCGGTGCGGGCACTACCGCCGGCTCCGCGCCGCCCACATCGCCCCCCGGCCGCATGGGCGGCCCCGGACAGCGCCCGCGCCCGCCGGAGCCGctgccgagccgggccgggccgcgccagCCAGCCCCGAGCGGCAGCGGAGCCCCGAGCGgtgccgagccgggccgggagctGCACGTCCAGAGACGTCACTGctgggggaggaagaggagggagagggggaggcgggaagaagaggaggaggaaaaggaggagaatgTGCGGGAGGAAGGCTGAGAAAGAGAAGGCGGAGGGGGATAAGGgatgagggagagggaggaaggggagaaCGGGGGAGAGGGAGGccgggaggaagaggaggaaggggagatgAGGAGAGAGGTGAAGGGGGGATGAAGGCAGCCGGGGAGGATGAAGGAAGAGGGGGGctgaaggaagaggaagagggggatggaggaagaggagggggcgcggagaggaggaggatggacggaggaagaggagggggctgaggaggaggggaagaagGCCGGCCACCGCGGAGAGCGCCGTGCCAGCACCGCGGACAGcgccgcccctcccggccccggcccccgtACACCCCCGGGGGGACACGGGCTGCGACCCTGCGGAAACAGGGCAgcctcagcccagagctgcctgccCCGAGGGCCCGGTGGTgcgcagggagcacccagcctcCCACCCGCGCGGAACCGGGCTGGGGACAGGTGGCTGCGGGCTTTGGAGCATCACGTCTGACAGCAACGGCCCCTGCAGGAGAGCCGGGCCAGCGCTCATGGGTCAAGCCGTGCTCGTTCTGAAACCTACTGATGGCAATTAGCGCTGTGGTACCTttcccctggcacaggagggCACTGCTGCAGTGCCACCCTCTCTTTGCCTTGGCAAGCAGGTTACCCCAACAGCTCCAAGGGCCTCTCTCCCTCCTCACTCACTCATTCCCAGTCAGGGGGAGCTCCTTTCCAGTCGCCATCCCGAGGCCTTTCCCTGCCAAATGCTTCCCAGCATTAGtgatgccagggctgcagctcagaCAGATCAGCCTCTAATCTGGGGAACAGCCTCCAGTTAATTATTCTGTACCCTCTGGGCCATGGCCAGGGTGACTCAGCAAGAGGCAGCCCAAGGCAGCAAAGACCAGCCTCCAGTCCCAAGGGAGaccagcctctgtccccagcagggacaccccagaCGGGAACCCCAGGAggggccagctgtgccccatctCCAACTGCAAGACAGGGCCAGGAGGGGCTGATAGAAAAATGCCCTCCCACGTTGGAAGGTGTAGGGGGCACCTGGCACAACACCTCCCATATCCTGCCCCAAGGAGACCACACAGGTTCTGCCACTCATGCCTGTGGGAAAAGAGACATCTGGGGACATCAGGGCTCTGCtccacagccaggctgctggcagggctgtccctTTCACCTCCAGACACTGTTGCGGGCAGTGCCAGCAAGGGGAGTCCAGGGAGCCTGGCTCCAGGCACATCCAAGCCCCTTTCACCCTTCCAGGCCTGGAGCGGGGGGTACCCACCTGCCCTGCAGTGACAGGGGAGGCTGGTCCTTGCCCATGTTCAAGGCTGGCACCCCCACACCAGCCCAGGCACAAGGGACATAGGAGGGAGGGGGTCGGCAACAGCGGCACACGGGGCATTATTTAGCAATGTTCTTTTATTTCCAGTTTTAAGGTGAAAAGATGCCTTTAAATCTTCAATTAAATActccataaagaaaaaaaaaaaaggcaaaaaaaaaaattatttacaaattCACGTGACCAGTAATTGAATCCTTGTTTTAATAATTACACATGCGGCTCGACACATCCGGCGCTCTATAAATACAGGGGACGCGGATGAGGGGCCGCCCTGTCGCTTGCCCAATTGTGGCCTTAAACGTTTGGGAGGAGGATGGGGGCTTTTGGGGTCGTGGAGGGGACTCAGCCTGGCCCAGAGAGAAGGGGCCACCCCCCCTCCTCCCCGGCACCCTCCCCAGgtgtcagagcaggagctggggggggaatgatttatatttaaaatttaaaaaccataGAGGGGAGGGGGTCCAGGCAGTGATGGAGGAATAGAGAGAGGACAGGGGAGGGGGAGAAATCACGCTCCTGTCCCCAAACCAAATTTAAtaagtttatatatatataatctctCTATATTTCATCAAGAAGcggggaggagaaagaggaggagggagaggaggggaaagatatgtccccatcccatccctccctctccaTGACATGAATCCAGGGGTGCTCTGCCCCACTCCCAGAGACCTGGTGTGCCTGCACTGGGAGGGGGGCGAGGAGGGTCCCCAAGGGGACCCATGGCAGCCACCGCCTCAGTCAGCATCTGTTTATTATCATGGCAAACTCGTACAGGCCTTACAAACAGAACCAGGATAGAggaagaagagagaggagaactgaaaaaaagagaGGGGGGCTGCAAGGGGCACAGCAGGTCCCTCAGCCCTGGCATCAGCAAGTCCATGGGGGCcaggggtgggaagggatggaGTCACTCCCCAGGGTGCCCCGCTCTCtctccccccttcctcctcctcctcctcctcacatcTGATCAGTTGTTGTCCGACTCATCCTCAGCTTCCCGGAGCCAGGTGAAAAAGGCTGTCACCGATTTGAGGGCCAcccccttgccctgctgctcgGCCGGGTCCTTGCTGGACTCCCACTTGTAGAAAGCCTCCTCCTTGATGACGTCCTCATCGTACAGGGCATCAAAGAACATCCGCA
This region includes:
- the LOC135278723 gene encoding heat shock protein beta-7-like — encoded protein: MASLSSASTFRAELLSAYGQGHGEPRFEGDRRHAAFGAQEAFGYPESPGAMYPCSLGTWVRAQGDTYQVVADVSQFEPPDIVVTTSNCHVAIQAEKVAEDGTVCDTFTHKCQLPEDTDPLSVSCALTEAGTLVITVRRRASAGQRPQPLHRSEAAL
- the FAM131A gene encoding LOW QUALITY PROTEIN: protein FAM131A (The sequence of the model RefSeq protein was modified relative to this genomic sequence to represent the inferred CDS: inserted 2 bases in 1 codon) gives rise to the protein MRPGGDVGGAEPAVVPAPGXPPGSMGCIGSKTTIVAVDTTLCVEWKEVKALSPLSVARPLPRLVRQASFDSQDFLQVNVEDTVEMLPKSRRALTIQEIAALARSSLHGISQVVKEHVTKPTAMAQGRVAHLIEWKGWCKPVESPSALESAFSSYCHLSEGEQEARFAAGVAEQFAIAEAKLRAWSSVDGDDSNDESYDEDFLPSTESSQPTELTGTMPASALLRDLLQGHLCHLGVRHGSCEPESDSSHTLSPETLCSSLCSLEMVSPSELTAKLLGSLGGEDLLLPKLPPPASQSALRGLARLRCQDSLYSVSYAEACLSPTEDEVVLSKDFPLRRKISDVASSGVASLEEEEEAEEP